A window of Flavobacterium flavigenum contains these coding sequences:
- a CDS encoding Crp/Fnr family transcriptional regulator, giving the protein MTLILENIDKHVSLTPEEQALFLSKLETNTYKAKTILLNAGEVCKHSYFVNSGILRSFNINDNIVEHVLSFACEGWWMSDMYSYFSQKPGQLFIEVLEESEVVSLSKENQEQLYLEIPKLERYFRILIENSLVANQQRLMDNLSLPAEERFEKFCTKYGTLVHKVPQKQIASFIGVTPEFFSKMKARLLKK; this is encoded by the coding sequence ATGACATTGATTCTTGAAAATATTGACAAACATGTTTCGCTGACTCCGGAAGAACAGGCACTTTTTCTGTCCAAATTAGAAACGAACACTTACAAAGCCAAAACAATTTTATTAAACGCAGGCGAGGTCTGCAAACATTCGTATTTTGTCAATTCGGGAATTTTAAGAAGTTTCAATATCAACGATAATATTGTAGAACACGTTCTTTCTTTCGCCTGCGAAGGCTGGTGGATGAGCGATATGTACAGTTATTTTTCGCAAAAGCCCGGACAGCTTTTTATTGAAGTTCTGGAGGAATCCGAGGTTGTTTCGTTATCCAAAGAAAATCAGGAACAATTGTATCTTGAAATTCCGAAGCTGGAACGTTATTTCAGGATTTTAATTGAAAACTCATTAGTTGCTAATCAGCAAAGATTAATGGATAACCTGAGTTTACCTGCTGAAGAACGTTTTGAAAAATTTTGTACCAAATACGGTACTCTGGTTCATAAAGTGCCACAAAAACAAATCGCTTCTTTTATTGGTGTTACGCCGGAATTTTTTAGTAAAATGAAAGCAAGGCTTTTGAAGAAGTAA